The nucleotide sequence CGCTCGTCGGGAAGACGCTCTACCGCCAGTTGGTGATCAATACGGTCGATAGCTTCGTGAATACCCAGCAGAGCCCTGCGCGCGAGCGTACTGGCTTCGCTATGCACGCTCTGCAGCAACGCGTAAGTCCCGAAACGACCTAAACGTATCGCCCGTGCTGAGGAGTTTGAGCGATATCCCATGCGATCGGCCAGCTCCGTGAGACGACGGCGGGTTTCGGGTCGTAAACGGCCCTTTCGATTCAATGCCTGACTTACCGCCTGTTGCGACACGCCTGCTGCAATCGCAATGTCTTTCATCGTGACGGGCATTGAAGAAACCAAGAGATCCTGCGATAGGCAGTGGTTCGAACAAGGACAAAAGTGATCAATCTAAGTACCGCAGCAGGGACAACAAAGCATGATAGCACGTTCCATCATACTAAAGTGCCGCAAATTGTCAATCCCTTCTAAGTGCGATTCTTGCCGGCTGCTTCTCG is from Planctomycetota bacterium and encodes:
- a CDS encoding LacI family DNA-binding transcriptional regulator, which produces MPVTMKDIAIAAGVSQQAVSQALNRKGRLRPETRRRLTELADRMGYRSNSSARAIRLGRFGTYALLQSVHSEASTLARRALLGIHEAIDRIDHQLAVERLPDER